A single window of Vigna unguiculata cultivar IT97K-499-35 chromosome 1, ASM411807v1, whole genome shotgun sequence DNA harbors:
- the LOC114187736 gene encoding uncharacterized protein LOC114187736 codes for MQRQAASLEQQQAVMQQMEAARLEENRAAAPVLGPEPRLAVREWGLEDFLKHHPAKFDGKTSPDAADQWLKDLERIYDAKMCPAENRLAFSVYMLTGEAEHWWSSTRSILEERDDPVTWETFRERFLSEYFPDSIRYAKEGVMRELQDGAQCYMIFTHMEVERGETTSVIPVVQDFGDVFPEEVPGLPPSREVEFSIDLVPGTGPISMAPYCMAPAELCVDYRQLNKMTIKNKYLLPRIDDLMDQLHGSSVFSKIDLRSGYHQILVKADDVQKTTFRSRYGHYEYVVMPFGVTNAPAVFMDYMNRIFRPFLDKFVVVFIDDILIYSRTQEEHAEHLRLVLGVLREKQLYAKLSKERQLLDASLSRVREQIGSDEARDFVLGEDGILRRRWSIRDPVAFYSRWRYQCGNGTASPWTS; via the exons atgcagcgacaggcggcgTCACTTGAGCAGCAGCAGGCTGTGATGCAacagatggaggctgcgaga ttggaggagaacagggcggctGCCCCTGTGCTTGGTCCTGAACCACGACTTGCAGTTAGGGAATGGGGTCTAGAGGATTTCCTGAAGCACCACCCGGCGAAGTTTGACGGGAAGActagtcctgacgccgcagaccaatggctgaaggacctggagcgcATCTATGATGCCAAGATGTGCCCTGCGGAGAACAGGCTGGCGTTCTCAGTTTATATGCTCACGGGGGaggcggagcattggtggagcagcaccAGATCCATCTTAGAGGAGAGAGATGACCCAGTGACATGGGAAACTTTCAGGGAGAGATTCCTATCCGAGTACTTTCCTGACAGCATccggtacgccaaggag GGAGTTATGAGGGAGCTACAGGACGGTGCGCAGTGCTACATGATCTTCACACATATGGAGGTGGAGAGAGGAGAAACGACGTCTGTGATACCAGTTGTACAGGATTTTGGGGATGTGTTTCCAGAAgaggtaccagggttgcctcccagtagagaggtggagttctccaTCGATCTAGTCCCAGGAACAGGCCCGATATCGATGGCTCCGTATTGTATGGCTCCAGCAGAGTTG tgtgtggactacaggcagctgaacaagatgacgatcaagaataagtatctgctcccgagaattgatgacttgatggatcagttacaTGGATCatcagtgttctcgaagatagatctgcgctcgggttatcatcagattttggtaaaggctgatgatgtacagaagacaaccttcaggtcgaggtatggccactatgagtatgtggttatgccgttcggtgtgaccaacgccccggcagtgttcatggactacatgaacaggatcttccgacCTTTCCTAGACAAGTTTGttgtggtcttcatagacgacatcctgatctactccaggactcaggaggagcatgcagaacaccttAGGTTGGTGCTTGGGGTGTTGAGAGAGAAGCAactgtatgccaagttgtccaa GGAGAGGCAGTTATTGGATGCCAGTCTGAGCAGAGTTAGGGAACAGATTGGATCAGATGAGGCTAGAGATTTTGTTTTGGGTGAggatggcatactgag gcgaaggtggagcattaGAGACCCGGTGGCATTCTACAGTCGTTGGAggtaccagtgtggaaatgggacagcatctccatggacttcGTGA
- the LOC114183753 gene encoding glutathione S-transferase 3-like: protein MADEVVLLDTWASMFGMRIRIALAEKGVKYEYKEEDLRNKSPLLLQMNPVHKKIPVLIHNGKPICESAIILQYIDEIWNHNPQLMPSDPYERAQARFWIDYIDKKVYDTWRKMWLSSGEEHETWKKEFISIFKQLEETLGDKPFFGGDMFGFVDVGLIPFYSWFYTYETYGNFKMDTECPKLVAWAKRCMEREAVSKTLPDEKKVYAYIDGIKKALFSK from the exons ATGGCGGACGAGGTTGTTCTGTTGGATACATGGGCCAGCATGTTTGGGATGCGGATTAGGATTGCATTGGCAGAAAAGGGTGTTAAGTACGAATACAAGGAAGAGGATCTCAGAAACAAGAGCCCTTTGCTTCTGCAGATGAACCCTGTTCACAAGAAGATTCCAGTTCTGATCCATAATGGAAAACCCATTTGTGAATCTGCAATAATACTGCAGTATATCGATGAGATATGGAATCACAACCCTCAACTCATGCCCTCTGACCCTTATGAGAGGGCTCAAGCCAGATTCTGGATCGATTACATTGACAAAAAG GTGTATGATACATGGAGGAAAATGTGGCTTTCCAGTGGAGAGGAGCATGAGACATGGAAAAAGGAGTTTATCTCTATCTTTAAGCAACTAGAAGAAACACTTGGAGACAAACCTTTTTTTGGGGGCGACATGTTTGGCTTTGTTGATGTTGGTCTGATCCCCTTTTATAGTTGGTTCTATACGTATGAGACATATGGTAACTTCAAAATGGACACAGAATGTCCTAAACTCGTTGCTTGGGCCAAGAGATGCATGGAGAGAGAGGCCGTATCCAAAACACTTCCTGATGAAAAGAAGGTGTATGCTTATATTGATGGAATAAAGAAAGcacttttttcaaaatag